A stretch of the Mycobacteroides immunogenum genome encodes the following:
- a CDS encoding metallopeptidase family protein, with translation MPVQMSEQRFEELVSDALDAIPPKLAAAIDNVVVLVQDRHPEDAELLGLYEGIALTERDSFYAGALPDTITIYREPLLEMCSSEHQVINEVTITVIHEIAHHFGIDDDRLHQLGWG, from the coding sequence ATGCCCGTACAGATGAGCGAGCAACGGTTCGAAGAGCTCGTTTCCGACGCTCTCGATGCGATACCGCCAAAGCTCGCCGCCGCCATCGACAACGTGGTGGTGCTGGTCCAGGACCGTCACCCGGAGGATGCCGAGCTACTCGGCCTGTACGAGGGGATCGCGCTGACAGAGCGCGACAGCTTCTATGCGGGGGCGCTGCCGGACACCATCACGATCTATCGCGAGCCGTTGCTAGAAATGTGTTCCAGCGAACATCAGGTGATCAATGAGGTCACGATCACAGTGATCCACGAGATCGCCCACCATTTTGGTATCGACGACGACCGTTTACACCAGCTGGGCTGGGGCTAA
- the serS gene encoding serine--tRNA ligase, whose protein sequence is MIDLKFLRENPDAVRTSQRLRGEDPALVEVLLDADTARRAAISTADTLRAEQKAASKKVGQASPEERPALLAAASELAAQVKAAEAEQVVTEAAFTAAHKAISNVVIDGVPAGGEQDFALRELVGEPKPIENPRDHVELGESLGLFDMERGAKVSGARFYFLTGYGALLQLGLLQLAVQTAVANGFTLLIPPVLVKPEIMGGTGFLGAHADEVYHLEEDDLYLVGTSEVPIAGYHSGEILDLSDGPLRYAGWSSCFRREAGSYGKDTRGIIRVHQFDKVEAFVYCKPEDAESEHDKILGWERQMLAHIDVPYRVIDVAAGDLGSSAARKFDCEAWVPTQQAYRELTSTSNCTTFQARRLAVRYRDENGKPQTAATLNGTLATTRWLVAILENHQQPDGSVRVPAALVPFVGTEVLEPK, encoded by the coding sequence GTGATCGACCTCAAATTCCTGCGCGAAAACCCCGACGCGGTGCGTACCTCCCAGCGTCTGCGGGGCGAGGATCCGGCACTTGTTGAGGTGCTGCTCGACGCCGATACGGCACGACGGGCGGCGATATCGACCGCCGATACGTTGCGTGCCGAGCAGAAGGCGGCGAGTAAGAAGGTCGGTCAGGCATCGCCCGAGGAGCGACCGGCGCTCTTGGCGGCCGCTTCGGAGCTCGCCGCACAAGTCAAGGCGGCCGAGGCCGAGCAGGTGGTCACCGAGGCCGCGTTCACCGCGGCGCACAAGGCGATCAGCAATGTGGTGATCGACGGCGTGCCCGCGGGTGGCGAGCAGGATTTTGCCCTCCGTGAATTGGTGGGTGAGCCGAAACCCATTGAAAACCCCAGAGACCACGTGGAATTGGGAGAGTCGCTGGGCCTGTTCGATATGGAGCGCGGCGCCAAGGTCTCCGGGGCGCGGTTCTACTTCCTCACCGGGTACGGCGCGTTGCTGCAATTGGGCTTGCTGCAGCTGGCGGTGCAGACCGCGGTGGCCAACGGCTTCACCCTGCTGATTCCGCCGGTGCTGGTCAAACCCGAAATCATGGGTGGCACAGGATTTTTGGGCGCCCACGCCGACGAGGTGTATCACCTCGAGGAGGATGATCTGTACCTGGTGGGTACCTCCGAGGTGCCGATCGCGGGATACCACTCCGGCGAGATCTTGGACCTGAGCGATGGGCCGCTGCGTTACGCGGGATGGTCCAGCTGCTTTCGCCGCGAGGCCGGCAGCTACGGCAAGGACACCCGCGGCATCATCCGGGTGCACCAGTTCGACAAGGTGGAGGCCTTCGTCTATTGCAAGCCCGAGGACGCGGAGAGCGAGCACGACAAGATCCTGGGGTGGGAGCGGCAGATGCTTGCCCACATCGACGTGCCCTACCGCGTGATCGATGTTGCGGCAGGTGATTTGGGTTCATCGGCGGCACGTAAGTTCGACTGTGAGGCCTGGGTTCCGACGCAGCAGGCCTACCGTGAGCTGACCTCCACCTCGAACTGCACCACCTTCCAGGCGCGGCGGCTGGCGGTGCGCTACCGCGATGAGAATGGCAAGCCGCAGACCGCGGCCACCCTGAACGGCACCCTTGCCACCACGAGGTGGCTGGTGGCGATCCTGGAGAACCACCAACAGCCCGATGGCAGCGTCCGGGTGCCCGCGGCGTTGGTGCCCTTCGTCGGGACCGAGGTGTTGGAGCCCAAATGA
- a CDS encoding septum formation family protein, with protein sequence MSDEAEPTPKVERDDSTPEEPTNDELGTDTAGDSPAESPDSATPPEEPQEAADSAETGTESVDSAEAPPTEILEHPESADSDTPADAASQVEAPQSDKPHWWNGLKEGLKERSTHRALLLVTFGGLFIAGITQALPDGWTSADRLVNKIDANPVPSTGAPGNSTFNSAKAGECLNWPAPASTNDVNIVDCANDHRFEIAESIDLRTFPGTEYGPNSRPPTVGRIQEISQEQCQVAINRYLGDRYDPNSRFTMGMLWPGEKGWTEAGERRVLCGLQLPGADNQQQLFRGKVAEQDQSKVWPVGTCLGIDSTTNLPTELPVDCDKAHAMEITGTVSLAEQFPGSVPPEPDQDGFIKDNCTRLTNEYMGNPDGFRATTLTLSYNTITLPSWTAGSRQVSCNIGSTLGNGAWSTLVNSAKSGQLLINGQPPVPPPDIPADRLNMTPIPLTSTPAPTQQPTQTQQPTYTQQPTYTQQPTRTQQPTQQTTTQQPTRTSAPPTSSGVPNPSNPPGITIVTTLPPGAGPPPQPGPPMDGPPMEGPPMEGPPPGQAPAGAPPPGPA encoded by the coding sequence ATGAGTGACGAAGCCGAACCCACGCCGAAGGTCGAGCGGGACGACTCCACCCCGGAAGAGCCCACCAACGACGAGCTGGGCACCGACACCGCCGGAGACTCCCCCGCCGAGTCGCCGGACTCTGCCACGCCACCCGAAGAACCCCAGGAAGCTGCGGACTCCGCCGAGACCGGCACCGAATCCGTCGACTCAGCCGAGGCGCCGCCGACAGAAATCCTTGAGCACCCCGAATCCGCGGATTCCGACACGCCAGCCGACGCCGCATCCCAGGTTGAAGCCCCGCAATCCGACAAACCGCACTGGTGGAACGGTCTGAAAGAAGGGCTCAAGGAACGTTCCACACACCGCGCGCTGCTCTTGGTCACCTTCGGCGGATTGTTCATCGCGGGGATCACCCAGGCGCTGCCCGACGGCTGGACCTCCGCGGACCGTCTGGTCAATAAGATCGACGCCAACCCGGTGCCCAGCACCGGCGCCCCGGGCAACAGCACCTTCAACTCGGCGAAAGCCGGGGAATGCCTCAACTGGCCCGCCCCCGCCTCCACCAATGACGTCAACATCGTCGACTGCGCGAACGATCATCGTTTCGAGATCGCCGAGTCCATTGACCTGCGCACCTTCCCGGGCACCGAATACGGTCCCAACTCACGGCCGCCCACCGTCGGACGCATTCAGGAAATCAGCCAGGAACAGTGCCAGGTGGCCATCAACCGTTACCTGGGTGACCGCTATGACCCCAACAGCCGGTTCACCATGGGCATGCTGTGGCCGGGAGAAAAGGGCTGGACCGAGGCGGGCGAACGTCGCGTACTGTGCGGATTGCAGCTTCCCGGTGCCGATAACCAGCAGCAGCTGTTCCGCGGCAAGGTTGCCGAGCAAGATCAGTCGAAGGTCTGGCCCGTGGGCACCTGCCTGGGCATCGATTCGACGACCAACCTGCCCACCGAACTTCCCGTGGACTGCGACAAGGCACATGCCATGGAGATCACCGGAACAGTGAGCCTGGCCGAACAGTTCCCGGGCTCGGTTCCTCCCGAACCTGATCAGGACGGGTTCATCAAGGACAACTGCACTCGGTTGACCAACGAATATATGGGCAATCCCGACGGATTCCGCGCCACCACGTTGACGCTGTCCTACAACACGATCACCCTGCCCAGCTGGACCGCGGGCAGCCGTCAGGTCAGTTGCAATATCGGCTCCACCTTGGGCAATGGCGCCTGGTCGACGCTGGTCAACAGCGCCAAGAGCGGCCAACTGCTGATCAACGGCCAACCGCCGGTGCCGCCGCCGGACATCCCGGCCGACCGGCTGAACATGACGCCGATCCCGCTGACGTCCACCCCGGCTCCGACCCAGCAGCCGACTCAGACTCAGCAACCCACCTACACCCAGCAGCCCACGTATACGCAGCAGCCGACGCGGACTCAGCAGCCCACCCAGCAGACGACGACGCAGCAGCCGACGCGGACTTCTGCTCCGCCGACTTCATCGGGTGTGCCCAACCCCAGTAACCCGCCGGGCATCACCATCGTGACGACGCTGCCTCCTGGTGCCGGGCCGCCACCGCAGCCTGGTCCGCCGATGGACGGTCCGCCTATGGAGGGACCACCGATGGAGGGACCGCCTCCGGGACAGGCGCCCGCGGGGGCACCGCCGCCCGGGCCGGCCTAG
- a CDS encoding ESX secretion-associated protein EspG produces the protein MTVRLDFDELELTREITGNDLLPVVLAAGPRHEDEAEHRDALESARTRLKERNLLKGEDLHPTLRDMLTSASKATGQVAVRRWAGSQMLRLCLVEHGEAYVLLVNDGEGVAMRSVTGSLGAELWRYLGDATPLKFGSINAPAEQLALALNSEPADMARQLMALGATKADAVTVAKAMARRGAMTEITAIRRTDGITDRAPGGVAVYDTAFGRIMATPSTSSDGALWATLTPATPQRMTHALKSLGLE, from the coding sequence GTGACCGTCCGCCTGGACTTCGACGAACTGGAGCTGACTCGCGAGATCACCGGCAATGACCTCTTGCCGGTGGTACTGGCCGCGGGTCCCCGCCACGAAGACGAAGCCGAACACCGAGACGCGCTGGAAAGCGCCCGCACCCGGCTCAAGGAACGCAACCTGCTCAAGGGTGAGGACCTTCACCCGACCCTGCGTGACATGTTGACCTCGGCAAGTAAGGCCACCGGCCAGGTGGCGGTGCGTCGCTGGGCAGGATCGCAGATGCTGCGCCTGTGCTTGGTCGAGCACGGCGAGGCGTACGTGCTGCTGGTCAACGACGGCGAAGGTGTCGCCATGCGATCGGTGACCGGCTCGCTCGGTGCCGAGTTGTGGCGTTACCTCGGTGATGCCACTCCGCTGAAGTTCGGGTCGATCAACGCACCCGCCGAGCAGTTGGCGCTGGCACTCAACTCCGAACCGGCCGACATGGCCCGGCAGCTCATGGCCCTCGGCGCAACCAAGGCCGACGCGGTAACCGTCGCGAAGGCCATGGCACGCCGCGGCGCGATGACAGAGATCACCGCCATCCGGCGAACTGACGGCATCACGGACCGTGCTCCGGGTGGAGTTGCCGTGTACGACACCGCATTTGGGCGCATCATGGCCACCCCCAGCACGTCCAGCGACGGAGCACTGTGGGCGACCCTGACCCCCGCGACGCCGCAGCGGATGACACACGCGCTCAAGAGCCTCGGCCTCGAGTAG
- a CDS encoding DUF2470 domain-containing protein — protein sequence MTAAPPTTAERVRSACARAASSTLAIAGADVVGTSLHHLFDDGTFVVAVPSNSAIAATVVAAGSSGMPALLELTDQAPLPLREPVRSLVWVRGNVVAASDREARAIVDIIASRIPNPALLDIRTDMRLRTEPGSILLCLTVESVVVADSTGAESVDVSALLGARPDPFCALEAGWLSHIDHDHRDLVERLARRLPLNLQHGEVRLLGIDRYGIQLRVEGAESDHDVRLPFQEPVNDTAGLSQALRILAGCPFLNGLRARKI from the coding sequence ATGACCGCAGCACCGCCCACCACCGCCGAGCGCGTGCGTTCGGCATGCGCGCGAGCCGCGAGCTCCACCCTCGCCATCGCCGGAGCCGATGTGGTCGGCACCTCACTGCACCACTTGTTCGATGACGGCACCTTCGTCGTCGCGGTCCCCTCCAATAGCGCCATCGCGGCGACGGTCGTCGCGGCCGGCTCGTCCGGCATGCCCGCGCTGCTGGAACTCACGGACCAGGCACCCCTCCCGCTGCGCGAGCCGGTCAGATCACTGGTCTGGGTGCGCGGCAATGTCGTGGCCGCCTCCGATCGGGAGGCCCGTGCCATCGTCGACATCATCGCCAGCCGCATACCCAATCCCGCACTACTGGACATCCGCACCGATATGCGGCTGCGCACCGAGCCCGGCTCGATCCTGCTGTGCCTGACCGTGGAGTCCGTTGTCGTCGCCGATTCCACCGGAGCCGAGTCCGTGGACGTCTCGGCGCTGCTCGGCGCGCGGCCCGACCCCTTCTGTGCGCTCGAGGCCGGATGGCTGTCGCATATCGACCACGATCACCGCGATCTGGTCGAACGATTGGCGCGCCGTCTACCGCTGAACCTGCAACACGGTGAGGTGCGCCTGCTCGGCATCGACCGCTATGGCATCCAGCTACGCGTGGAGGGCGCCGAGAGCGACCATGATGTGCGGCTGCCGTTCCAAGAGCCCGTCAACGACACCGCCGGGCTCAGCCAGGCGCTGCGCATCCTGGCCGGCTGCCCGTTCCTCAACGGGCTGCGCGCCCGCAAGATCTAA
- a CDS encoding PE family protein, producing MADVPAPAQREEIRWDLANQPGTVLQVDPDAMKDAAVEYDAMAQRLQEALDKQLETAKFGSAGRDEVSTAVAHASAKTNENFEKVAKDGIEQLKRIAEAFRRNSQAFVDIEHHNASRINAVGE from the coding sequence ATGGCTGACGTACCGGCGCCCGCCCAGCGTGAGGAGATCCGCTGGGACCTGGCTAACCAGCCGGGGACTGTTCTGCAGGTCGATCCGGATGCGATGAAGGATGCCGCCGTCGAGTACGACGCGATGGCGCAGCGACTGCAGGAAGCTCTCGACAAGCAGCTCGAAACCGCCAAGTTCGGTTCGGCGGGCCGCGACGAGGTGTCCACCGCGGTGGCCCACGCCTCGGCGAAGACCAACGAGAACTTTGAGAAAGTTGCCAAGGACGGCATCGAGCAGCTCAAGCGCATCGCCGAAGCATTCCGGCGTAACTCGCAGGCGTTCGTGGACATCGAGCACCACAACGCCTCTCGTATCAACGCTGTGGGGGAATAG
- a CDS encoding ankyrin repeat domain-containing protein, protein MEPDRDNPDDQAGEAEHQARVAEQVAALAHELFDMAREGNASTLAAYLDAGAPVDLTNEAGDTLVMLAAYHGNTSTVRSLIARGADVNRANDKGQTPLAGAVFKGSDDIVQILVNAGADPAAGTPSALDAARIFGKDEYLSLFGA, encoded by the coding sequence ATGGAACCTGACCGTGACAACCCTGACGACCAGGCGGGGGAAGCCGAGCATCAGGCCCGCGTTGCCGAGCAGGTCGCGGCGCTCGCTCACGAACTGTTCGATATGGCGCGGGAGGGCAACGCCTCGACCCTGGCGGCGTATCTCGACGCGGGCGCGCCGGTGGATCTCACCAACGAAGCCGGTGACACCCTCGTCATGCTGGCCGCGTACCACGGGAACACCTCGACCGTGCGTTCGTTGATCGCGCGCGGAGCCGACGTCAACAGAGCCAACGACAAGGGACAGACGCCGCTGGCCGGAGCGGTCTTCAAGGGCTCCGACGACATCGTCCAGATCCTGGTGAACGCGGGCGCCGATCCGGCCGCCGGAACACCGTCGGCGCTCGACGCGGCACGGATCTTCGGTAAGGACGAGTACCTGAGCCTGTTCGGTGCCTAA
- the pheA gene encoding prephenate dehydratase, whose protein sequence is MQRITYLGPEGTFSEAALIKLRTTGRIPGTPEVEPVSVTSAREALVQVQTGGATYACVPIESSLEGPVVPTLDTLAVGAPLQIFAETVLPVSFTIAVRPGTSAAEVKTVAGFPIAAAQVREWLAANLPNAELVAANSNAAAAEDVKAERADAGVCTEWAAQRLGLDALASGVVDEAHAHTRFVLVGQPAPPPPATGADRTSVVLGLGNVPGALAAAMNEFAIRDIDLTRIESRPTRTGLGTYRFFLDCVGHIDDIAVGEALKGLHRRCEDVRYLGSWPRGTTAASGSNPPVLDEASGWLVETREGTLR, encoded by the coding sequence GTGCAGCGCATCACTTATCTGGGGCCGGAAGGCACATTCTCTGAGGCCGCGCTGATCAAGCTGCGCACGACAGGACGCATTCCCGGTACACCCGAGGTGGAGCCGGTGTCGGTGACCAGTGCGCGAGAGGCGTTGGTGCAGGTCCAGACCGGTGGCGCCACCTATGCCTGTGTACCGATCGAGAGCTCGCTGGAGGGCCCGGTGGTCCCGACGCTGGACACCTTGGCTGTGGGTGCGCCGCTGCAGATTTTCGCCGAAACCGTGTTGCCGGTGTCCTTCACTATCGCGGTACGCCCGGGCACCTCCGCCGCAGAGGTGAAGACCGTCGCAGGCTTTCCGATTGCCGCCGCGCAGGTTCGCGAGTGGCTCGCCGCCAACCTGCCGAACGCCGAGTTGGTCGCGGCGAACTCGAACGCGGCAGCCGCCGAGGATGTGAAAGCCGAGCGGGCCGACGCCGGCGTGTGCACCGAATGGGCAGCGCAACGGTTGGGACTGGATGCGCTCGCCAGCGGGGTGGTGGACGAAGCTCACGCGCACACACGCTTTGTGCTGGTGGGGCAACCGGCCCCGCCACCGCCGGCCACCGGCGCGGATCGCACCTCGGTAGTGCTGGGACTCGGAAATGTGCCTGGTGCCCTGGCCGCGGCCATGAACGAGTTCGCGATACGCGATATCGACCTGACGCGCATTGAGTCCCGGCCGACCCGCACCGGGTTGGGTACTTATCGGTTCTTCCTGGACTGTGTGGGTCATATCGACGACATCGCCGTCGGCGAGGCACTCAAGGGCCTGCATCGTCGTTGTGAAGATGTGCGGTATTTGGGATCGTGGCCACGAGGGACCACGGCAGCCTCCGGATCTAACCCGCCGGTGCTGGATGAGGCGTCCGGGTGGCTCGTCGAGACACGAGAAGGGACGCTGCGATGA
- a CDS encoding PPE domain-containing protein has translation MTGFTGVNWVARKAKKLALDLTTGAGPTHVVDSALAWQEISAAFADVHENSLRVGEKLMEGYRGPRAEEALTKLNPFTDWLDKMAGLTQEVSDTANTYAESYGTAVLDMPHINDLAQLEKAKAEALSAGGALFGLHATTEGMEQGLDLQAAKAMETYESASEPASKVVEFPPAPEIIKYPEEKSEANSGNTGVSAAGAGLSEMGPSPLSPDSVPGVQSARAAAISMTGNTAAAGGSGMGMAGMGAPMAGMMAGGALAASAGKGIKVGGSVNKKDEDEDGKDLTAIGATGVFMGDESKPVELPDILTSKSGSDKVADFENVDASKLFERGGSKGAVAPPVLGASAEL, from the coding sequence ATGACCGGATTCACAGGCGTCAACTGGGTGGCCCGCAAGGCGAAGAAGCTGGCCCTTGACCTGACCACCGGCGCAGGCCCGACGCATGTCGTCGATAGCGCGCTGGCCTGGCAGGAGATCAGTGCCGCGTTCGCCGACGTGCACGAGAACAGCCTTCGGGTGGGCGAGAAGCTCATGGAGGGGTACCGCGGTCCACGCGCCGAAGAGGCGCTGACCAAGCTGAACCCGTTCACCGACTGGCTGGACAAGATGGCCGGACTGACCCAGGAGGTCAGCGATACCGCCAACACCTACGCCGAGTCGTACGGCACCGCGGTTCTCGACATGCCGCACATCAACGACCTGGCCCAGCTGGAGAAGGCCAAGGCCGAGGCACTGTCGGCGGGTGGAGCGCTTTTCGGCCTGCACGCAACCACCGAAGGCATGGAGCAGGGCCTGGACCTGCAGGCAGCCAAGGCCATGGAGACCTACGAGTCGGCCAGCGAGCCCGCGTCCAAGGTCGTCGAGTTCCCGCCAGCCCCCGAGATCATCAAGTACCCCGAAGAGAAGTCGGAAGCCAACAGCGGCAACACCGGTGTCAGCGCGGCCGGCGCCGGCCTGTCGGAGATGGGCCCGAGCCCGCTGAGCCCCGACTCGGTGCCCGGTGTGCAAAGCGCCCGCGCGGCGGCCATCTCGATGACTGGCAACACGGCCGCCGCCGGCGGTTCCGGGATGGGTATGGCCGGTATGGGTGCGCCCATGGCCGGCATGATGGCCGGTGGCGCGCTGGCCGCTTCTGCCGGTAAGGGCATCAAGGTTGGCGGCAGCGTCAACAAGAAGGACGAAGACGAGGACGGCAAGGATCTCACCGCCATCGGCGCCACCGGCGTCTTCATGGGCGATGAGAGCAAGCCTGTCGAACTGCCGGACATCCTTACCAGCAAGTCGGGCAGCGACAAGGTAGCCGACTTCGAAAACGTGGATGCCTCAAAGCTCTTCGAGCGTGGTGGCTCCAAGGGAGCGGTTGCGCCTCCGGTTCTCGGCGCGAGCGCGGAGCTGTGA
- a CDS encoding histidine phosphatase family protein, with translation MSGRLVLVRHGQSYGNVERRLDTKPPGAALTELGLQQARLFARRYEEHAPAVLVHSVAVRAVQTAAGIAEHLGVQAEEADGLHEVQAGELEDHTDLESFAIFDRTYERWHFGDLEARMPGGESAQDVFDRYLPAIADLRLRHLENDASTGDVVIVSHGAAIRLVAATLAGVDPGFAVNRHLRNAEAVVLAPITDGRWSCVHWGDAVAPFPHQEAASAEELAQSADPMG, from the coding sequence ATGAGTGGGCGGCTTGTCTTGGTCCGGCATGGACAGTCCTACGGCAATGTTGAACGGCGGCTGGACACGAAACCGCCCGGCGCGGCGCTGACCGAACTCGGATTGCAGCAGGCGCGGTTGTTCGCCAGACGCTATGAGGAGCATGCGCCCGCGGTGCTGGTGCACTCGGTGGCGGTGCGTGCCGTGCAGACCGCGGCAGGGATCGCCGAACACCTAGGTGTGCAAGCCGAAGAGGCCGATGGTCTGCATGAGGTACAGGCCGGAGAGTTGGAGGACCACACCGATCTGGAGTCGTTCGCGATCTTCGACCGGACTTATGAGCGTTGGCATTTCGGTGATCTCGAGGCGCGAATGCCTGGCGGCGAATCGGCGCAGGACGTGTTTGACAGGTACCTGCCCGCGATCGCGGATCTGCGGCTACGGCACTTGGAGAACGATGCTTCGACCGGTGATGTGGTGATCGTGAGTCATGGCGCGGCGATACGTTTGGTGGCCGCCACCCTTGCCGGCGTGGATCCGGGCTTCGCGGTGAATCGCCACCTGCGTAATGCGGAAGCCGTTGTGCTGGCGCCGATTACGGATGGCCGGTGGAGTTGCGTGCATTGGGGAGATGCGGTGGCGCCCTTCCCGCATCAAGAAGCTGCCAGCGCTGAAGAGCTCGCGCAGTCGGCAGATCCGATGGGCTAG